A window of Pristis pectinata isolate sPriPec2 chromosome 18, sPriPec2.1.pri, whole genome shotgun sequence genomic DNA:
aaattttaaaaagaaacataaaatcacatttttatttaGATTACATTGATTTGAAATCCAGAATTATAAATGTATAAAAAGACATTacaatcaatttttattttgatctgAAGAACATTCATTAAACATTACTAAATTACATTACTGATTAACTGAGAACATGACAATAACTTAACCTATTAATTCCCCTGtaaattaatttgaaagaaaGATACATTTCAGAAAATCAATAACTTCCTACACAATGATGACAAAAATGCAAAGGAGAACACTCCAGCTGCAAGTCTACAACATGTAGTgcataaaagttttttttaaatgctgttaaacaATCAACTAACAAAATCACATTATTTAGTGAGTCAGTACTCTCCTATTAAAGTGGATTCAAAGAGTTATTGAAGTTCATGTCATACATTTACTACACCCCAACCACCCCCATAACACCCATCCATACTTCATCAGTGCAATTAAAAGGACACAGATTAGTACCAGTCAACTTCATCAGGTCAAAACAGGAGAGaggttctgtttttaatttcaagtcCTGTAGTTCACAAACCCATTGTGACGATTTTACAAGGATTATAATCTAACTCCAGAGGATAATGTCAGACCCTGTGGTTGGCTGATAGTAGTTTCAATGAAGACCTTCTTTTGTCCCCTTTGTTATACAGGATATTTGACCCTACCTGTCCATATTAGAATTAACTCTTCATGAAACCCAAAAGCATTTTTTCCTTCAATTGTTCACAGGAAGTGCCAGCATTTGTTTTCCAGCTAAGGGTCAACCACTTTGGTTAGTCTGGAGTCGCATAGAGCCCAGACCAGGTAAggtcagcagatttccttccatgaagaaAATTAGTGACGCAGTTGGGTTTCTGgtaatttcatggttactgttactaagatagtttttttaaaaaaacattataactttatttattcacttaaaATTAACTTCCCAGCTGCCACAGTGATCCAGAATTCTGATTGCTAGTCTAGTAATCTTCAGACACTTCCTGAATATTGTAGGCAACACAGCCCCGCAATGTAAATCCTAAATAAAATGAAACTCTTCTGCTCTTGGGTGGTATCAAACATTTGGGTCCACGATGGACAGGAATCTTAGTTTCACTAGAATGGCCTTGAATGTAAACCTTGTTGTTTTCAGTCCAGCCCTCAATGCATCATAGCTTGTGACGGTGTTGTTCCCATGCGTACATCCCATCTCTACGTTCCCCCTGGCTGTTGTGGATGAACCGCTGAAAGCCCTTTCCAGAGCCAAGGAAAAAGTGAGGGTAAGTAGGTTTTTTCCTAGTTGGGGAATCGTTTATTTTGTTCTTGTACAATCTGTTCATGGTGTTTAATGCATCAATTAAACACTTGTCATCTTCCTCTGCCTCCTCAGCTTCTGGCCAGTGCAGTAACACTTGTATGAAGTATGGGATAGGAGACTCATCTGAAGCACACATTTCACACAATATGGAGCTGAACCCACCAAGTTCTGCTTTAGAAATATCTGTAGAATGGTTGACAGCTAGTGCAATGTGtgataaaatataattttctaGATCACTTTTATTGTAATCTGCATGTTGATTGTTGCACAAttctattattttctttaaatttacagGATCTAGAGAAAAAATGTTAGTGAATCTACCACCACCCAAGAAATAAATGTTGTGATTTTTTAATTTGGACATCAGATGTTCCATTTGGTTTTGCCTCAGCAAATCATCATTTATATTTCTGAAGAAAGATGAGAATTGTTTTTCAGTCTTAATTAAtttctcaaaatatttttcctcaagaaGTCTTCCCTCAGTTGGTTGGTCAGGGTGGAAATAAGCAATGTATTCATAAATTGATTccattgttttccaaatgttATCATGTAACATCTTTATTTTTTCATGAATCCTGCCCAAGACGGTGTCTATTTCTTCTGGGATCCATTCTGTTAGTAAATACTTCACCAGATTTGTGTAGCACCTATTCCTGCATTTAAATATGTCCAGCTCAGACATAAAATTCACAACATAACACCCAACCTCAATCTCACCGAAACAGCCAGCATTATTCCAGTCAGTCTCTAGCTTGGATGCTTCTTGGGACTTCTGAAAAGCATCAATTGCCTTTAATGCCATCTCTATTGCTTTTGCAAATATGTGTTGAGATTGGTGTTGTCTGTTTAGGTGTGGTATACTGAAGTCTGAGTGAAGCCATTTGTTATACATTTCACCTTCCGTGTGTAAAATATAAGAATTAGATGGTTCCAGTGACCTTGCCTTTTCCACCCAGCTCTCAGCCTGTTTAAACTCTTTCTCTTTGCACAAAAATCTAGCAAATTGCTGAATCACAAATGCATCCTTATCAAAGCATTTACAGGCCTTTCGCAGAACATTTATAGTGTCAGCTTTACTCTCATTTTTTGATACACATtcaataagggaagaaaaagcTCTACCTGTGTGGTCCTTTCTTCGAACAAACAATTGCCTGATGAACTTCACCACTTGTGTGGCAGCACAGTGTTTGGAAAAAACACTTTCCTCAAGGAGTTGGGTAACAGTCTTACTCTGAGGCTGACAGGACATCATCTGATTCAGTATTTCTTCTGCAACTTTACAGTGTACTATTCGAACACTAAAGATTTCTGTCAAAGGTTCAAATAAATGGGAGAGCAGGTAGCCTGCTCCTTCTCTTAACATGCTCTCGAAAGAAAtgtgctgtgtgcattcactttgTACACACCTGTTTATGAATGCCTCACACTGAGGCACAGTTATGTATGAATCCCCTACATAATGATTTAGTAATGCAATACAACAAATTAACTCAAGACGAGTGGACATCTGACCAATACTTCCTAGAAGTTCATTCACACATTTTGAAAGgtattctggattaaattctttGGTCATTAGAACAAATGTGAGAATTGAATTTTCTTCATAAAGATCTTTGAGGTCATCCAGTTTTTTTCTGAactgcaccttctccctctctGATAACAAATAGTTAACCTCCACAACTGCAGATCCTTTGGTCAACGCTCCTGGGGATTTAGACCTTATGCAGTGTAGCAGAATGAAGCTTGGCTTTGAAGAATAATCAGCAACTGCTCGTGTCAGATTGATTTTCAGTTCTTCAATATATTCTTTGTCACAGTCTTCAGCAAGTAGAAGCACTGGTAAATGCACATCATTTTCTTCATTCTCCTGTAATTTTACAGCATGTTCACAGATAAATTTTGCAGCATGTGTTATGTTAATCGTTGCACATGTAACTCTTTTCCTGAAGTCCCAGAGAATGTGACGAGCCACGGTACTTCCTCCGCTGCCAGACATGTGGCTTATAGTCACAGTAGCCACAGGCTCTGCTGAAGTTGCTCCCTCAAGCAATGAATTCAGATGATTTTCCACTTTTTTTATATGCATCTCTTTTTATAATTTCCCCACAGTAATTATTATCAGCATACCAGAAATTCATCCAGCTGACTTTGCCACCTTTGTAAAAAGTGTGTTTCCTTGTTTCGGATTTCTTTCTGCCACTCCTCATCCATCAGGTCAACGTCCTCCGAGCTGCAGTCGTTTGACCTCAGCACTTCAAGAACAGGCAGTAAGGTCTTCATATTTTGTGTCATCATTAAGCAACTGCTTGACAGTTGGCCAGGAGGACTGAATGATCTGAATCATATTGTCTAAATGGCTAATCTTTATCCCTACTATACTCAGGTTGTTGAGGCTCCCTCTATTACTTTCAGTCTCTAAAACTTTTCTCCATTCATTGTAATTTTCCCTGCCTTCCACAATGCATTTTATATTTCTGCCATTCATTCCAGTATAGAATTCATGAAATACCTCTGCAAGTGGCTGACTTGCTTATGACAGCAAAAGAAAAAGCACCTCAAATGATCCTGGCGGAAGGACTGCATTGCAGATTTGCGATATAATGTTTGCTAGATGCtcccttctcatctccatccatgACTTTGCACTGTAAGGTTTTTGCTGGCCATTGCTGTTTTGGCCATTGCAAAATATCCAGCTGGTTTGAtgaaaggaatttttttaaaatttcatcatTCAATAAGCCTCTTTCAGTGATGCAATCTTCCAAGAAATAAGGTTTGGCTTTGGACTGCAAATTGAATAAACCTTGCGTACTAGAATTGGGATCAAAATCTAAAACATAGAAAAAATTCATTCTTAACAAAAAGCCAAGATTCTCCAAATCTTTCTCACAACTGTCAATGACGAGAATATACTTTATTTCACTACTCGTGTTTCTTTATACTTGTGAACAGTTTGGACAGTTTCCTGTACACATCACCTCTGGAGAGCTCTTCTTCACATTCTGCTTCTTCTCTTTCAATACTTCGGTCCTGGCAATACTTAGACAGTTGATGAATTTCTTGAAAAGTAACTGAAGCAGCTCCTTCTCTTCTGTAGAATGATTGAGGGTAATATGATATTTTGGCACTTGTGGATTTGCTTATGTCTGGAATCTGCACTGggaaaaatgcatcttttaccaCTGATAATGATGGAACAATGTCAACTTCAATAACAAAGCGTTGCTCTCCACAATCATCACCAATTACCTCAACAAATCTTGGAGGACGAATCGAATGCTCAGCATGGGAGTGATGCTTTTGGAGAAAACATTTCTTGATGTACTTGTCTCGTGCCTTTACAAAAAGTTCTCGTCTTGGGACGGGAACACCTAGTATCTCACCATGTACATACTGTCCACCATCCTCAACTCCAAAATGAATTGTCCCATTGGTTCTACAGTTCATGCAGGCTGCAGCAAACTTTATAACTTCCTTTGCAAATTTTATTTCCTGTTCAAAATCATTTCTCTGGGCAGCATATTTGAAAGATTTAAATTCATGGCATGGAATAATTAAATTTTTGCTACCAGATTCTACTGGAAGTACATGTCCTTTTACATAGTTAAATTCTGCATCGTCTTTGTTGAAAGGATGGGGGTTACATTGAGTGTAACCTGCCAGTTTCGCTTCTGGGACGGGGATGTTGTTCCATCCTCGTTCAAAGGAGGTACATTTTCAGCACACGTCCCTGAAAagtattttctgtattaaatGGCAAATAAAATGATTAATGTAACAATTAACAGAAGTAACATTTACCTGATAACCACAGGGATATGAATTTATTCAGTATTTGAAAATTAGTATAAAGTTAAAAATCAGTCCAATGATTCAAAATCTTTCTGTAGGACACATTGTCTGCACAGAAGTCATACCATAGTTGGGAGGTAGATAATGATATGCAAATTTAATCTACTTTCTTTAGAAGATAAATCCTTCTGAAGTAGAACATCTCGCAGTGCACATTAGACATGTTCCTAAGACCTTCAACTTGAAGATCTTTTGGACCATAGTTTGAAAGTGAGAGCTTATATCTGAGACCTTGGAGAACAGCAGAATCAGTAGTTCATCTTCTAAACAAATCAGATTTAAAGATTGATCAAGAAACACAATTAGCAAAGAAgggaaatgaaaagaaagaaaaaaatctgttctTAAAAAATCTGGAACCATGTACTATATCTAGGGATGTGTTACTTTGAAAATATTCTCTCTCTGGCCAAGCAAGGTTGGTTAGTGTTGTGTTATCATCATATCTGTGCTTTTAAATGCAAGACTTAATCTTCCACAGCATACTTAATGTGCCATTACTCTGCAAACCTAGCATTACGAGATAACAAAAGATGCAATGCTTTTAGTGAGGAACTAGCAGTGGAAATGTGTAATTCAACCTGGCAAGTTATGAACATTCACAACAGAAATCATGCTTTATTCTTTTTCCAGCAACACCTTGCGATTTGTTTCCAGTCTCCCATTTCTTCCTCTCCTGAGGTTCAACTttatgattggagggtggctccAGTACATCTTCATGCAGGAACCTTGATGGTGAGTGCACATCACTCGTTCTGTCCTCACTCAGTGTCCATAGAAGTGCTTTTGTCCACCAGTACCCATGGTCAGGAGCATAGATTCCAGCCCCAGCTACAACCCTGGCTGAGATCAGTGAACCTCTGGCAATCTGAGAATGCTGGGCAATGCTTATCCCTCATCTAAAGCCACTAAAGGATAATACTTACCCATTCCCGTTTTTCCCAATGGAACACTCTAGAAAGGCCTTCAGCAATAAATCCTGGCACAAAAAAGCAGTATCAGTAAAACATTAGCATTTTCACATAGTTGCAATGAATCTGTATATTTAATACTTGgtataaaatacattttcattgtAAACTAATGCTTATGTACACATCACTGAAAAAGTTGAATCTAAGAAAGAGTAACTTGGACGCCTAAAACACCTTTCACATGATAACAGGATGACCCAAAGCATGTTACCATTGAAGTCTGTTTGCTCTGTAATCACTATACTGGGCAACGTGGCAGCCAATCTGGCAGAGTTGCTCTTTGGCGATGTAGTTTGAGaattaaatattggcctggacacGAGGGGCAAAACCCCACTAAAATCACCACTCAAAATAAAGCCATGGAATCTTTTCACATCCATCTGAGTGGGCAGATAATACATTGGTTAATGACTCATCCAGAAGACAGCACATCAGCAAGGCACCTCAAACACCAGTTAACCAAATGAGATTAATTTTTGATCAGTGGTCAGGTATGGGCCTGAACCTTGGTAACATCTCAATGGTGCTTAGGGAATGTGTGTGTCCAGGTGACAGGGAAGGCAGGGTTTAATTTAATAACCAGTCCCTCAGTGCAGCTCTGAAATACCAGCCAAGGTTATGTCCTCAGATCTGTGGCATGAACCCAATACCCTTCTGACTCAGAAACCACTAATTCTTAGCTAAGATTTGTTTAGCATTAATGGGTTCTGGTATTacaaagattaaaattaaaaagatGCTTTCACTGGATAGAATCATTGAAAAATACTTAATAGAGGAGAACATACACCCATAACACCTGTGTATCCATTTTGAAAGAATGATTTCATTAGCCCCACTGTTTCCCAGAGCTCTGGAATAGAAATACCATCAACTAATTTCCCCAAACCAAGAAACAATCCATATCTGTTGGTCTGGAGTCGCAATATAGACTGGACTCTGGCAGGCTCTTTACCCTAAATGACATCTGTGAGGTAACGATCTGAGAGTTCCAGGATAACTGTCACTGATATTAGCTTGTTCTAAAAATTCTTGaagtaggaaggatgtgcttgcactggagagagcAGTGACGATTCATCAGGATGTAgcctggattggaagataagatctttattagtcacacatacatcaaaacacacagtgaaatacatctttttgc
This region includes:
- the LOC127579896 gene encoding LOW QUALITY PROTEIN: sterile alpha motif domain-containing protein 9-like (The sequence of the model RefSeq protein was modified relative to this genomic sequence to represent the inferred CDS: inserted 6 bases in 3 codons; deleted 2 bases in 2 codons; substituted 1 base at 1 genomic stop codon); protein product: CTSFERGWNNIPVPEAKLAGYTQCNPHPFNKDDAEFNYVKGHVLPVESGSKNLIIPCHEFKSFKYAAQRNDFEQEIKFAKEVIKFAAACMNCRTNGTIHFGVEDGGQYVHGEILGVPVPRRELFVKARDKYIKKCFLQKHHSHAEHSIRPPRFVEVIGDDCGEQRFVIEVDIVPSLSVVKDAFFPVQIPDISKSTSAKISYYPQSFYRREGAASVTFQEIHQLSKYCQDRSIEREEAECEEELSRGDVYRKLSKLFTSIKKXTSSEIKYILVIDSCEKDLENLGFLLRMNFFYVLDFDPNSSTQGLFNLQSKAKPYFLEDCITERGLLNDEILKKFLSSXTSWIFCNGQNSNGQQKPYSAKSWMEMRREHLANIISQICNAVLPPGSFEVLFLLLSXASQPLAEVFHEFYTGMNGRNIKCIVEGRENYNEWRKVLETESNRGSLNNLSIVGIKISHLDNMIQIIQSSXGQLSSSCLMMTQNMKTLLPVLEVLRSNDCSSEDVDLMDEEWQKEIRNKETHFYKGGKVSWMNFWYADNNYCGEIIKRDAYKKSGKSLNSLLEGATSAEPVATVTISHMSGSGGSTVARHILWDFRKRVTCATINITHAAKFICEHAVKLQENEENDVHLPVLLLAEDCDKEYIEELKINLTRAVADYSSKPSFILLHCIRSKSPGALTKGSAVVEVNYLLSEREKVQFRKKLDDLKDLYEENSILTFVLMTKEFNPEYLSKCVNELLGSIGQMSTRLELICCIALLNHYVGDSYITVPQCEAFINRCVQSECTQHISFESMLREGAGYLLSHLFEPLTEIFSVRIVHCKVAEEILNQMMSCQPQSKTVTQLLEESVFSKHCAATQVVKFIRQLFVRRKDHTGRAFSSLIECVSKNESKADTINVLRKACKCFDKDAFVIQQFARFLCKEKEFKQAESWVEKARSLEPSNSYILHTEGEMYNKWLHSDFSIPHLNRQHQSQHIFAKAIEMALKAIDAFQKSQEASKLETDWNNAGCFGEIEVGCYVVNFMSELDIFKCRNRCYTNLVKYLLTEWIPEEIDTVLGRIHEKIKMLHDNIWKTMESIYEYIAYFHPDQPTEGRLLEEKYFEKLIKTEKQFSSFFRNINDDLLRQNQMEHLMSKLKNHNIYFLGGGRFTNIFSLDPVNLKKIIELCNNQHADYNKSDLENYILSHIALAVNHSTDISKAELGGFSSILCEMCASDESPIPYFIQVLLHWPEAEEAEEDDKCLIDALNTMNRLYKNKINDSPTRKKPTYPHFFLGSGKGFQRFIHNSQGERRDGMYAWEQHRHKL